From Xiphophorus hellerii strain 12219 chromosome 20, Xiphophorus_hellerii-4.1, whole genome shotgun sequence, the proteins below share one genomic window:
- the prelid3b gene encoding PRELI domain containing protein 3B codes for MKIWTSEHIFNHPWEMVTKAAMQKYPNPMNPSVFGVDVLGRNIDQQGRLHSQRLLSTEWGLPSIVKSLIGNVRTCTYIQESSIVDPKEKMFELQSSNITFTNMVSVDEKLTYTPHPEDPEKTILTQEAIISVKGISLSSYLEGVMANTISTNAGKGREAMEWVIRRLNTEIEELAATARGTIRTPMAAAVTEK; via the exons ATGAAGATCTGGACCTCGGAGCACATATTCAA CCATCCTTGGGAGATGGTGACCAAGGCTGCTATGCAGAAGTATCCAAATCCCATGAATCCCAGTGTGTTTGGAGTGGATGTACTAGGccgaaacattgaccaacaggGCCGCCTCCACAGTCAAAGGCTGCTCAGCACAGAGTGGGGCCTACCGTCCATTGTAAAATCT CTCATCGGAAATGTACGAACATGCACCTACATTCAGGAGAGCTCGATTGTGGATCCCaaggagaaaatgtttgaacttCAATCTTCAAAT ATCACCTTCACAAACATGGTGTCTGTGGATGAAAAGTTAACCTACACACCACATCCTGAAGATCCAGAGAA GACAATATTGACTCAAGAAGCTATCATCTCAGTGAAAGGCATCAGTCTCAGCAGTTACCTGGAGGGGGTCATGGCCAACACCATTTCAACCAATGCTGGAAAG GGCCGTGAAGCCATGGAGTGGGTTATAAGAAGGCTGAACACAGAGATCGAGGAGCTGGCAGCCACAGCGCGAGGGACCATACGAACCCCAATGGCTGCTGCAGTCACAGAGAAATGA
- the tubb1 gene encoding tubulin beta-1 chain, which produces MREIVHLQIGQCGNQIGSKFWEVISEEHGINATGLYEGDSNIQLERLNVYFNEAHGGKYVPRALLVDLEPGTMDSVRGSRIGALFRPDNFIHGNSGAGNNWAKGHYTEGAELVEHVMDRVRNESESCDCLQGFQLVHSLGGGTGSGMGTLLINKIREDYPDRIMNTFSIMPSPKVSDTVVEPYNATLSVHQLLENTDETFCIDNEALYDICFRTLKLTTPTYGDLNHLVSLTMSGVTTSLRFPGQLNADLRKLAVNMVPFPRLHFFMPGFAPLTPRGSQQYRALTVPELTQQMFDARNMMAACDPRRGRYLTVAGVFRGRMSTKEVDEQMLAMQQKNSAYFVDWIPHNVKVAVCDVPPRGLKMASTFIGNNTAIQEIFRRVGEQFSLMFRRKAFLHWYTGEGMDEMEFTEAESNLNDLVAEYQQYQDATADLDWEAEEEEEEGPSSAGITEVQSRTETKLETVVETNKETVDE; this is translated from the exons ATGCGTGAAATCGTACATCTGCAAATTGGACAATGTGGCAACCAGATCGGCTCCAAG ttCTGGGAAGTTATCAGTGAAGAACATGGGATAAATGCAACAGGCCTCTACGAAGGAGACAGCAACATACAACTGGAGAGGCTCAACGTCTACTTTAATGAGGCACACG GTGGTAAATATGTCCCCAGGGCGTTGCTTGTGGACCTGGAGCCCGGCACTATGGACAGTGTCAGAGGAAGTCGCATTGGTGCTCTTTTTAGACCAGACAATTTCATCCACG GGAACTCAGGAGCTGGAAACAACTGGGCAAAGGGCCACTACACAGAGGGAGCGGAGTTGGTGGAGCATGTCATGGACCGGGTCAGGAACGAGAGTGAAAGCTGTGATTGCCTCCAAGGCTTTCAGCTGGTTCACTCGCTGGGGGGAGGCACAGGCTCCGGCATGGGTACCCTCCTCATCAATAAGATCAGAGAGGACTACCCAGACCGTATCATGAATACCTTTAGCATCATGCCTTCTCCTAAAGTCTCAGACACAGTGGTGGAGCCTTATAATGCTACACTCTCTGTGCATCAGCTCTTAGAGAACACAGACGAGACTTTCTGCATTGACAACGAGGCCCTTTATGACATCTGTTTCCGTACCCTAAAACTGACCACACCGACTTATGGCGATCTGAACCACTTGGTCTCCTTGACTATGAGCGGGGTCACAACCTCTCTCAGATTTCCAGGACAGCTCAATGCTGACCTGAGGAAGCTGGCTGTCAACATGGTGCCCTTCCCTCGTCTCCACTTCTTCATGCCAGGCTTCGCCCCACTGACACCTCGGGGTAGCCAGCAATACAGAGCTCTCACTGTACCTGAACTTACCCAGCAGATGTTCGATGCCCGCAACATGATGGCGGCATGCGACCCACGGCGAGGGCGCTACCTCACAGTAGCTGGTGTCTTTCGAGGTAGGATGTCCACCAAAGAGGTGGATGAGCAGATGCTCGcaatgcaacagaaaaacagtgccTATTTTGTCGATTGGATCCCCCATAATGTAAAGGTGGCTGTGTGTGACGTCCCTCCTCGAGGTCTAAAAATGGCTTCCACATTCATAGGAAACAACACAGCAATTCAGGAGATATTCCGTCGGGTGGGCGAGCAGTTCTCCCTCATGTTCAGACGGAAGGCGTTCCTCCACTGGTACACAGGAGAGGGTATGGATGAAATGGAGTTCACAGAGGCTGAGAGTAACCTCAACGACCTGGTGGCAGAGTACCAGCAGTACCAAGATGCAACTGCTGATCTAGATTgggaagcagaagaagaagaagaggaaggacCCTCGTCTGCAGGGATCACAGAGGTTCAGTCTCGGACGGAAACCAAACTGGAAACAGTGGTAGAAACCAACAAAGAAACTGTAGATGAGTAG